The segment TGTTgggatatattttatttttctttgtattataTCAATACAGTACAAGATTATCCTTTTCAAGTCAATGTGATAAACAAGTTAGGTTAGGTTAAAAGTACTCTAAAAGTAACCAAAAAGTAGCTagatcatccatccatcttcaaCCATCTTCAACCACTTCAACCACATCCATCTGCTGCCCCCACTTCAATGGGACGCGGGGGCAGCAGCTCCAGCAGGGGAAACCAAACTTCCCTTTCCTGAGCCACATTAACTAGCTCTGACAGGGGGTATCCTGAGGCATTCCCAGGCCAATGTGGAGATATAATCTCTCCACCTAGTCCTGGGTCTTCCCCGAGGCCTCCTCCCTGCTGGACGCGCCTTCATGACCATAGGTGAGGGTAGGAATGAAAATTGACCGGTAGATTGAGAGCTTTGCCTTGCGACTCGGCTCTCTTTTCATCACAACAGTGCAGTAAAGCGACTTCAGTACCGCCCCCACTGCTCTGATTCGCCGTCCAATCTCCCACTCCATTGTCCCATTGAGGTACTTGAACTCCTTCACTTGGGGCAAGGACTCATTCCCTACCCGGAGCAGGCACTCCATCGGTTTCCTGCTGAGAACCATAGCCTCAGATTTAGAGGTGCTAATCCTCATCTCAGCCGCTTCACACTCAGCTGCAAACCGATCCAGTGAGTATTGCAGGTCCTGGACCGCTGATGCCATCAGGACCACATCATCTGCATAAAGCAGTGATGAGATCTCCAGCCCACCGAACCGCAACCCCTCCCCACCACGACTACGCCTCGATATCCTGTCCATGAATATCACAAACAGGATTGGTGACAAAGTGCAGCCCTGACGGAGGCCAACCCCCACCTGGAACAATTCCGACTTACTGCTGAGAACCCGAACACAGCTCTTGCTTTGGACATACAGTGATTGGATAACCCTGAGAAGGGACCCCCTCACCCCATACTCCCGCAGCACCTCCCACAGTATCTCCCGGGGGACTCGGTCATACGCCTTCTCACAGTCCACAAAGCACATGTTAGATCATGTTAccttaaatgtgtaatataatGGATTACGTTACTAAGtacaatttttttgtcatgtaatttggaatCAGTAACCCAATTTGTTAGCAATCTGGCCAGCACTGCCTACATACATGACACCAAGTTGCTTTAAATGAGATGTGTTTACCTACTGCATAGTGATTTTTAAAAGAATGCACAAGCCAAGAGATATCAACATCGATGCTGTAAGTTGTTTGAGCATCATGGCTTGTCCATATAACATCCGTACAGCCAGCTCTATGGTCAGAGCTTCTGCTGTTCCTCCCCAGGCAAATATCAGCCCCACTTTAGCCTACATCCCTGAGTTTTGTGCTCTCAATAAAACTGCAATACCACAAATGATAGCGAGAGTGCTTGCCACGTGAAGGATGGCAACTAATTTCAATGCAAGAATTAGTAAATTTATCACATTGGTTGCCTGCAGGGTCAGTTTCACTGACAAGAAGTTTGATTTTGCAATAAAAAGACCGACCCCAAAGCAGAAAGTACTGTAATGACACAACTGAAATTTAAATGTGATTTGCCAAAATCAAAATGGTAAATTAAGTTGACGCTGGTCCAACTGCCCCCTGCCAGCAAACTACTGTTACTGCACCTGCTAGAAAGGGAATAGGTTTCCATATTCAAGATTTGATGAGCTGGCGATAACCAAACCCCTCCAAGTTAGTCTCAATCTTTCATTTTCACTTTCTTGTAAAGTGAAAAACTGCTTGCTCAGGACTACTGCTCCTATGATGGTGAGAGGTTGAGTAGGTCTCAGAGTCTTAAAGATCATTAGCAGAAATCCAGGAAGCATTTTCTCCAATTTTTTCAAGTCCACCAGTCTCCAACTTCATTCCAGCAGCCACTGTTAATACTGTATTAAAAACAGCTGTGTGTAACAGCTCAAGGGACCACTGCAGATAATATATTCTGTCCTATTGCTTCAGCCAGTATAGCAGTAGACAATAACCTGAGAGAACATCCTGATCGGATGCCAAAAAGGAAGGCAAGGATTGACCCTAAAAGAGAAagagatccaaatgcaaagttgtcaatgtaattttattttcttgcaCAATTAAAGTGTTTGAGATGATAACAGCAGTTATTTTGTACTTGAATGGCTAATATGAGTACTGCTTATATAGTGCAGTTTTGTTGTCTAGTCACAAGTCTTTGAATGACATACACCTCAAGAGTTTGGTGAACTTACCGAAGAGGGTTTCTATCAGTATTTCCATCATTTCTGCAGGTCCTTAGAGGAGAGAATGGAAGAAAATTGTCTAATTTAAGATACTTTATCCAAGGTAGTCCAAGCTGCAAGGATAGAACCTGTGTTTGTGTTGAGTACATATGGGAGTAACACTTCTGTTAGCGAATTAACTACGCATTAGATCTTGTTAAACCATAAAAACCTTGTCAGACTGCTAAGCACTGTGCCTGTTTTTGGCAGTGGTGCGTATGCCACATGAACTGTAATGATACAATCATTGGAAGAGCAATACGTATTTGTTCTGGCTCTGATGCCAGTgaccagggacgtgcacagggggTGGCCCAGTTTCTAGAGCCACTGACCGTCTGCCCTCTACACCACACACTTTCTTCACCCTTTTTGATACAGACCACTGCCCCTTAAAATGTCTGTGCATGGCCTTGCTAATGAGAGTCTAGAGCAAATGTCTTTACTCTTACAGTTCCTCTCACTCATTACAGGGCTTAAAATACCATCAGGTTGCATTCCACCACTTACTTTGGATTTAATTCAAGCAATTAATGCATATAGTCAATGAGAATTACATTCAGTACACTGTTCATAATTTAAATTGACAAATTTGTACCTTATACCCCTAAAATTTGCATATTAGTAATAATATGtatccttaaagggttaattcacccaaaaatgaaaattctgtaatttattactcaccctcatgccgttccacacccgtaacacctttgttaatcttcggaacacaaattaagatattttggttgAAATCCCATGGGTCCATGAgaccttcatagggagcaatgacatttcctctctcaagatccataaaggtactaaaaacatatttaaatcagttaatgtgagtacagtggttcgatattaataatataaagcaacaagaatatttttggtgagccaaaaaaaacaaaataacgacttatttagttatggccgatttcaaaacactgcttcatgaagcatcggagcataaatgaatcagcgtgtcaaaTCATCGAttcagatcgcatgtcaaactgccaacggctgaaatcacgtgactttggtgctctgaacagcagattcgatacactgattcattgtgttttgaaatcggccattactaaataagtcattattttggttttttttggcactccaaaaatattctcggcgctttataatattaatattgagccactgtactcacatgaactgatttaaatatgtttttagtacatttatggatcttgagagaggaaatgtcatcgctccctatgaaggcctcgctgagccatcggatttcaactaaaatatcttaatttgtgttccgaagattaacgaaggtcttacgggtgtggaacggcatgagagtaagtaataaatgacagaattttcatttttgggtgaactaaccctttaaggtactATAAACAAATATTGCTGTTGTTTCACTTCATTGCAATTAGAAGAGAAATTAGGACTTGCATTGACATGATTACAGCTGAAGATTCCTGGTGAATTTTCCAGAGCATGTATCCATAACTTATGTAGGTGCATTATAAATGCAATTATCTTGGTTTGTTTAGGTTTAACATGATCCTGTGAACATAAAagttaaagtatattattttactGAAGTGCAGATGTTCACAAACAATCCTGCACTATTCTTTTTTCTTCTACCCAAGTAcataaatgattttaaatttgTGCAGTAAAAGTTTCGAAAGTTATGCTTCTCACATTATCAACCTTAAAGTAACTGCATGTAAAATTAATgagtataattttatttttatatcaagTTGATGATCATTTACCCCAAGTACATGCTTTATTAAAATGCACCAAAGAATTCAAAATAGCAGGAAATGTAATGTGAAACACCATATGGCAAAcgaaacatgtttttttgtattttattgattcttctctactttttttttttctttttttttctcaatccACAATTTCATATTAGTCACTACTATGTTAGATCAGATTCCTCTGCCACCAACAGCAGTCGGCTActaaaaaaaagatcaaacCCAGACCTTCTCTCCACCTCTCCTCTTTTACTGgataatatttatgaattcacACACTTCTGGtggaacaacaaaaaaaagtgcatGTCGAACTTAGTGAATTTTTGAGCAGCACGTCACTGTTTGGGAATACTTTTATGCTTATTTCACAGTGTCAGTATATcttcacaaaatattaatttttaagaCATCAATGCAcatggtcacacacacacataaacacacaaaacaaaactattGCCCTGATCCCTGTACACAGTTAGGCCATCCTAAGAGCCACACCATCGCTGGCTGCACAGGGAGCGATGGAGAGCAGGTTTGATGGTTTGATCTCTCGTTAGAAACACAACATCTCTATTTCTATCTGTACAACATTCAAGAGACacattttgttcatgttttttgtttgtttgcttagtttttttttcttccataaaacaaaaagaacaatgataataattatGAGCAGAAGAGCTTGATTTTATCTCATCGGCATCAAAGTAACATCATAGAAATTAAAGTAACTTCTTAAAAGGCCTCGGAGCTAGATAGTACGTAAGCTTTCAGTGGTGCATACGCTAATGGGAAGCAGGAGAATGCAACAGCAAGCATGGATGACAGAATGACACTCATTATTATGAAACTGAAATGACCCCCACATCTGACATCTCAACAAAACAGAGGATCAGATATGGAGAAGTACAGAACACAGTTTACCAAAAAATACAAAGTGAAACAGTAGGGGCTAAGTGCTTTTGGTGAGCTTACAAAATACTTGAGGAAGTGCTCTGGACAGAAGGCACAGTGGCTTGACTGTTATCTCAAAGGAACACCACATCAGGGGCTATCAAACGCATAAGATAATCTACACACAAAACAAGGACACGATAATGACGTTTTAAGGCCAGCCTCTGTCAATCACTGGACAAAAGTACCGCCTACTTAGTGTCTAACAATAACAATGAGATGACCTGATGGAAATTATTTCACAGAGCTGGATGAGGAAAGTAGATCATCGTTTGTATGATGTGCTAATTCCACATCAAAAATGCAACACAATTACATGAAATCAAATTTGGCAAGCAGATCAGTCAGACTGACAATGCTGATACTGAGACATGTCTTGGACATGATCTCAGCATCaactaataaatatattatcaaTCGCTGAATTTTCAAGATCATCAGGCAAGCTTTTAACATTGATTGTGTGTCCGAATGATTGATTTGTTGATTGATGAATATATAAACACATTGTTTAAGGGGACATGAATTGAATCTGCAGCATTATAAAAAAAAGGGGGTTTTGGGGAAAAGATCAAGTTTGATCTGCATTTAAAGGCAAAACTAAAGCGAGGGGGGACTTTGCACAGTGCTCTAAAGACATTCTGAAGCAGTCTTCtttcataattattatattatataatacttATTACTATTCTCCATTTCCGTTTCCATTAACACTTCTTTAAaggaaaacaacatttttttcctctttttgacctcttatttttacaaaaGCTACATATGTTCTACTGGGATGTCTGAATTTGttagtgtgtgtctgtgttttcttttttttttcatttttgatatttaaaaaaaaaagtctactcacatctaaaaaacaaaacaaaaaacggCATACTGAATGTTTTAGTAGAGACCCACTTTCCACCCTCTCCTGGATGGTTTGAGAATCAGAGACAATTCAGGAATATGAAAGATATATTGCTGAGTCTCCATTTACTAGATTGTGATTTGTTTCAAACCCTGAAATTTGAACTTTCAATAGTAACGGTGGTCCGGATTCCACACAGAAATCCTGGTGGTATCTGTAATGTAAACACTTCCATAGGGCCCTAGTCAAATGGCCGGCTGTTCCCACATGTGATGATCTGGGTTCATTCATTGTTTCATTCAAAGCAGACATAATCTCACAAACTGCCACCATATTGTCACAGAACTCTATGCTCTAGCACAACTAcgcatatatactgtatatattcacTGTAACTATATTCCTGTGTTGCTGGATCTGCTTAAAACCTTTTACATCAACAGGCACTGAGAGAAATAGCATATAGAAGAGACAGAATCTCTTTTTCATATAATATCTGAAGAAGACCCGTCGGAGCAGACTGGCAGTGTGGATATCTGGTAATATAATCTTTACTCTGTCCTGTTCTGTTAGAGGTGATTCACAAGTACCATTCAGTTATCACAGCATTCTGTTCAGAGTCTGGCAGGTGCATTGTAAGAAGTGTGCTCACTCCTTTGGTTTACTGAAGACGTGCTGTCAGATTAAGTTCATGTGGAAGTAGGATGTCCGTTCAGTATTCGGTTAGCGTCTCTCTCAGCATTAATACTGTATATTGTAGTGATTAAGAACAGTGTTTCTTTTTTGCTTTTTCGGCTCCCCAGATTGACATTCCAAGTCCTTGTTAAGATGAGAGCAAGATTCATAGGAGCAAGGAAATTGTAAATGAAATGCAACTTGGCAATTGTGTTCACTGACAAGAAGACAGGAACAAGAGAACAGTGTTCAAGAAGGCCCCGAGACAGGCAGGCTTAGACTAGCATACAATACTGGATATCTCTGTGTGATTGAgagtctttgtgtgtgtgtagaggtAATTTATCACTAACCAAGGGGGGCTAGGAAGATATATTAAGAAATGCttgatttaaatacatttgcGGGTTATCAGTTAACAGATTACATACTGTAGAGTATGTTAGCATAGCGAATGGTCTGCCCTTGGTTTGAAGGGTACGAGGGACCCTGGACATCTATTTCCCAAATATTTCTCCCCTGCCCCTATCTTTTCTCCAGGGCTCTCTTTAGATGTTATTTCCCCAAGACACTTTCCTCCTCCTTGGGTAGATCCTCAGCCGTGAGGTCTGATGAATCAGACTGAGCCCTTCTACTCTGATTCTGGGGTACATTTACAAAGCTGCCATTTGCTTCCAGCTCATTCTCTTCCTCATTGACCACCTCGTCTTCCTCATCCAGGTCCTCTCTCATTTTACGTTTCTTTTCTGTGGCACCAAAGCTTCCTGCAGGTCCAGGGACCAATTCAAAGCTGTCCTCTGTTTCCCTGTTGTCTGGGCTGACTCCATTCTCAACTTTTGACTTGGATGAAACCCAGTCCTCAGGAGATGTTACTCCATCCTCTACACCAAAGAACTTCCACAGAGCCAGGGGATCACGGTCTGGCTCGGCCAAAGTTAGTCTTGGAGAATGATTGGTGGAACTGATGGGGACGCCCCTCTTACGACGAGACTTGCTGGTGTGATTAACCTGAAGGTGCATGGCCATCAGCTCAGCAGAAGAGGTTCGGAAGGGACAGAACACGCATTGATTGAGGATGTCATTCCCTCCTTTAGAGCCACCTGATGGTTCACCTCCAGAACTACTCACTCCCCCTTCATCTTGTAAAGGGCGGCGGGAGAGGTCCAGTGGTTCAAAGCCTCCTTCCTGGGATGTCGTCCCGCCCTGATAGCCATTTACTGAAACCATGCGGCTTGTAGTAAGGGGTTTACGTCTAGACACTTTTGGCATTTTCGGAGGTGGTACCTCCCCAATCCAATTTGTTTCTAGACCACCGGGGAAGAGTGTACCCATCATCCCTGACAGACTGCGATAGTGACTCTCCAGGTCTCCCTCTCTTTGATGTATAGATGCAGAAGATCCCTCCTTCTGTTCTGATGGGCCTGCACCCCATGATTGACTGTGCCTTAAAGAAGAAGCCTCTCCAGGAACCCTCCCAAAAGAAGACTGGGAGGGGATTCTGCGCTTTTTTGCCCCTTCACGGGGAGATCCAGTCAGAGAGGGGAGGCTAGGTGATGGGGAATTGGGGGAGGTTGCCATAGCGTTCCTTTGCTCACGATGATGACGTTGAAGGTGGTACTTGAGAGAGCCAGACTGGGTGCCAGCATAATCACAGTGGGGGCATTTGTATGGTCTCTCACCTAAAACaaggaataaattactcttGTTAAGTAGACTGAaaactaaaatgttttaataaaacaatttggCAAAGAATAACAATGCTTAGGGAGGCCATAGTGATTAGGTAAATAATTGCTTCTGTAAAACAACTATATGCAGTTACACACAGTAACAGGTAGATGGCAGTGTTTATCTTCATATGTAACATCAGGTGTAGTCCCAAGTGCATTACTGTTAAATTAGGACATTCCATCTCTCATCAACCGTGTgaacatcattttttttcttttctctcttttttttttttttttttggtagagGACATTTTGTGGAAGAATCTGTTAGACAGCAAATGATTTCAATCAAGCTAAATCAGGAAAGTTACAAGTGTCAAGTGTTACAAGCTTCAAGTGTCATCCACACAACATGCCAATCTAAAAACCAAGATTAATTATGATTAAGTAGCTTTTGATTATCATTGTTATACAGTAGgatcactaaataaataaagttactGTAGATGAATATTCAATCTAatattttaagtcataattatggtTTTATAGgttttgttttgtatatatatatatatatatatatatatatatatatatatatatatatatatatatatatatatatatattatattatatttgtatatatatatcctgGGGTACACATGCCATGGATTGGGAATCGCAGATCTAGTAAACATCTTGGCCTTACCTGTGTGTACGCGAAGGTGCACTTTAAGGTGATGGGAAGACCGGAAGGCTTTACCACAGTAGGGGCAATCCTTCATCCCTGTTCCCCGAACACGCTCCCTTGGAGATGAAGTGGAAGAGGATGATCCCCTCAAACCATTCTGACCTTGAGATAAGATAATGTATAATGAATAAAAGCAAcagctttaaaatataatctgaATTTAAACTGTTTTTGAGAACAATCCTGCCTAAAACACAGGAAGGAAATGTTACAAAACTAATAGCAGTGAAATGtttaaagtaataataataataataataataaaattcaaTCAATGTCCTGCTGTGTCATAGCCTATGAAGGACTGAAGTAGATAAGGAATATTATCATGATAAAGTCAGCTGTTTTTGATTATGCTGGTTGATCCTTACCAGAAAGATGTGATATGACAGAATGGAAGCTCCCAGCTGACCCGACTCCTGATGGGAGTTGCTTTCTCTCCTGTCTAACTTCATTGTCACTTGTTCTTTGCCCTCCTTCTACTCCACCTGTTGCTTGAGCTTCACTGACTCTGTTTATTATGTTCTCTTCCCTGGACATGCCCCCTTGGGCACTTTGTCCACCTTTCTGTggtttctggacatggacacgGGCGTGGGCAACCACCTGCTGAAGGCTTCTGAACATCTTGCCACAATCTGGACACTCCCATGGTGCGCTAGATCCCTCCAGTTCCTCTCTAGAACCCAACCCACCCAGGTAGGCCCTCATCTGCTTGGCTTCCCCAGCGACGGTGCCTCGTGAGGAAGGAAACTGATGGTGTGAATGGGAtctctgctgctgttggttgtgCTGTGCTGCCACCAGACTACGAGCAACCAGCTGCCACATGGCTGCCTGGTCTGCTCCGTCTGCTGACTCACTTCCCCGCCCTCCTCCTCCGTTACCCATTTCTGCAACCTGTGCCACTGCCTGAAGGCGCTCCATGCAACTTCCATTGCTGTTGTCTTTGGGTAATCCAAGATAGCCCAATATAGAGGATTTGCTTGAGCCTGCACTGGCATCTGACCTCTCTGTGCGATTTCCTGATCCACCACCCCCGGCCATACTGCGAGCAAGGAGCAAGTTAGAATACAGAGCCCCCAGCACTTGTGTGCTTGCAGGACCTTTGGATTGATCAGTTCCAGCTGGACCCAGATTTCCCAATCCAGTCTTGAGGCCCAGCTTGTTAAGATGCACCTTCATATGGTTCTTAAGAAACCAGGGTTCCTTGAAGCCACGGCCACACACCTGGCACTTGTGATCCAATGAGTCCTTGTGCTTCCGCATGTGCCCCTTCAAAAACCAGGACTGTGTAAAACGCTGCCCGCATGTCTCACATCGGAAAGCTGGAACAACAGACATTTGTGGGGGAGGAGTTTCTGGTGGTGCTGTTATAGGGTGAGAAGGGAAAACCGTTTCAGCAGCAGGATCTGCAGGTGTGTGGCTCTCCTGCAAATGGGCAGCCAGTCTTTCCTCCTGGCTGGCTGAGAAGGGACACATTGTACATTTGTAGGGGTTGTGGAGGATCCGTACATGACGTGCCAGCTCTGAAGCTGTTCGGAACTTACCCTTACAAGCATGACACCGGAAGGCAGGAGCAGCTGTAGGGGGGGCACTGTCTTCCAAGTGGGCCTGGCCAAGTGGAGAGAAGGAGGTTGAGATGGGTGCTTCCTCTGTTAAAGGTGGAGTCAGGGCTGTGGTTCCTTCAAAGAGGAACTGAGGGCTGTTGGCAGTTTGAAGAGGTTCCTCTGGAACCATGTCTTCATTCATACTTTTTTGTAATGACCCAGATAATGGATTCTGGATTACACTGTTGCTTGCGTGATTCTGCTGCAGTTTGACATGTGTGGTCCGGTAGGGAGCAGAAGCCCGACGTTCCCTGTCCAAACTGTGTGCTCGAGCATGCAGAGACAGAATACTCTGGAAGCGGAACCTCTTTCCACACACATGGCAGGGGAACCTTAGGCCAGGCCCAGAGCTGATCCCTCCAGGGACAGCCATGCCCTCATTGTTGAAAAGCTGAAGATCCAACTCATCATTGTAGGTGGTACTTTGACCAGAAGAGATTGCCTGCTCCAGAGCTCCAAAACCAGAAAAAGGTGTTAATGTTGTGGCTGGGGGGCTGCTCTCTGATGAGGGACTGCCGAGTTCCAATTCACCAGGAAACAGTGCCACAGCTGGGGTGGGTGATGAGGGTGTTAACAACtcatcatcctcctcctcatctTGGAAGCTGGCTTCAGGAAGGGGGCAGGGTGAGACCGGTGCATAGAGTTCAGTTTGCGGGCTAGAAGGGGTAGATTGAGGACTCTGGGGTAGGAATTGGGGACTGTGGTCCAGGGATGGCATGGAGGGAGGAGACAGTGGGGGCTCACAGGAAAGAGCCAGCATACACTCTGGTGGGGAATCCATaatctgagtgagaaaagaggAACAATAGtggttagatagatagatagatagatagatagatagatagatagatagatagatagatagatagatagatagatagatagatagatagatagatcactTACTGTTAATGTGTCTATGCCATGCTTCACTTCCTTGGATTAAAGAGGGTGTTTTCTGATGGTGGCAATTTGCCTGACCACCTCCAACAGTCCCCTGTCAAGTACAGCACAGAATAAAAAATGAGTTTACAcacatttgttcctgtgtatgGGTCTAAGGGCAGAACGGGACATGGACTGTCCCAAACAGGATGGGCGCGAGATGTTTGGACTTCCCCACACACCCTTCCTGCACATACACTTACAGTAGCTgcttaaatcaaaacaaaaaatacatacactttaaaatacagaGACATAGATTCAACCTCTCTTAAACTCTCCACTCCCTATGCTactcatataaacacacacacacacacacacacacacacacacacacacactaacacacaatGTATTGATCA is part of the Chanodichthys erythropterus isolate Z2021 chromosome 11, ASM2448905v1, whole genome shotgun sequence genome and harbors:
- the znf219 gene encoding zinc finger protein 219 yields the protein MDSPPECMLALSCEPPLSPPSMPSLDHSPQFLPQSPQSTPSSPQTELYAPVSPCPLPEASFQDEEEDDELLTPSSPTPAVALFPGELELGSPSSESSPPATTLTPFSGFGALEQAISSGQSTTYNDELDLQLFNNEGMAVPGGISSGPGLRFPCHVCGKRFRFQSILSLHARAHSLDRERRASAPYRTTHVKLQQNHASNSVIQNPLSGSLQKSMNEDMVPEEPLQTANSPQFLFEGTTALTPPLTEEAPISTSFSPLGQAHLEDSAPPTAAPAFRCHACKGKFRTASELARHVRILHNPYKCTMCPFSASQEERLAAHLQESHTPADPAAETVFPSHPITAPPETPPPQMSVVPAFRCETCGQRFTQSWFLKGHMRKHKDSLDHKCQVCGRGFKEPWFLKNHMKVHLNKLGLKTGLGNLGPAGTDQSKGPASTQVLGALYSNLLLARSMAGGGGSGNRTERSDASAGSSKSSILGYLGLPKDNSNGSCMERLQAVAQVAEMGNGGGGRGSESADGADQAAMWQLVARSLVAAQHNQQQQRSHSHHQFPSSRGTVAGEAKQMRAYLGGLGSREELEGSSAPWECPDCGKMFRSLQQVVAHARVHVQKPQKGGQSAQGGMSREENIINRVSEAQATGGVEGGQRTSDNEVRQERKQLPSGVGSAGSFHSVISHLSGQNGLRGSSSSTSSPRERVRGTGMKDCPYCGKAFRSSHHLKVHLRVHTGERPYKCPHCDYAGTQSGSLKYHLQRHHREQRNAMATSPNSPSPSLPSLTGSPREGAKKRRIPSQSSFGRVPGEASSLRHSQSWGAGPSEQKEGSSASIHQREGDLESHYRSLSGMMGTLFPGGLETNWIGEVPPPKMPKVSRRKPLTTSRMVSVNGYQGGTTSQEGGFEPLDLSRRPLQDEGGVSSSGGEPSGGSKGGNDILNQCVFCPFRTSSAELMAMHLQVNHTSKSRRKRGVPISSTNHSPRLTLAEPDRDPLALWKFFGVEDGVTSPEDWVSSKSKVENGVSPDNRETEDSFELVPGPAGSFGATEKKRKMREDLDEEDEVVNEEENELEANGSFVNVPQNQSRRAQSDSSDLTAEDLPKEEESVLGK